A section of the Mycolicibacterium anyangense genome encodes:
- a CDS encoding MFS transporter — MSDDALMMRGPVHGTKDARRVAIGSGVGAVIETYDFIGFGTAAALYFGTAFFPHSSPVAGTLASFATLGVGFAARPLGGIIGGHLGDKVGRKPVLVASLIIMGLATFAIGLLPTYAAVGVLAPVLLVTVRIIQGLAFGAEWGGAILMSYEHAPWKQKGRYTGIVQAGFPVGLLLANLVFLVSVHLGGDWAWRVPFLASIVLVIVGLIIRARVPESPVFEDVKEQGRIVRAPIVEVFKTDWRNILRGIGLRVAETAGYAVSITYMISYLKNAQLATKTETLVALCIASAIGIFATMGWARLTDTIGRRPVYLWVCAFGIPFGVLMFLLVNTGVLILIIATFVVAYGVCQNALAGAQGAWFPELFAAHTRTSGASLAYQISAMVSGFTPFITTLLYEAFGWFGPALLFSLYAAIGLVAALLTRETWGAQERELADLAAASTLDTRAVAA, encoded by the coding sequence ATGAGCGATGACGCTCTGATGATGCGAGGACCGGTGCACGGCACCAAGGACGCCCGTCGGGTTGCGATCGGCTCCGGTGTCGGCGCCGTGATCGAGACCTACGACTTCATCGGTTTCGGTACGGCGGCAGCGCTCTACTTCGGCACCGCGTTCTTTCCGCATTCCAGCCCGGTGGCCGGCACGCTGGCTTCCTTCGCGACCCTCGGTGTCGGCTTCGCAGCCCGCCCACTCGGTGGCATCATCGGTGGCCATCTCGGCGACAAGGTCGGCCGCAAGCCCGTGCTGGTCGCCTCGCTCATCATCATGGGCCTGGCCACGTTCGCGATCGGCTTGCTGCCCACCTACGCCGCGGTGGGTGTGCTCGCGCCGGTGCTGCTGGTGACCGTCCGCATCATCCAGGGCTTGGCATTCGGCGCCGAATGGGGTGGCGCCATCCTGATGAGCTACGAGCACGCGCCGTGGAAGCAGAAGGGGCGCTACACCGGCATCGTCCAGGCCGGCTTCCCGGTCGGGCTGCTGCTGGCCAACCTCGTCTTCCTGGTCAGCGTCCACCTCGGTGGCGACTGGGCGTGGCGGGTGCCCTTCCTGGCCAGCATCGTGCTCGTCATCGTCGGCCTGATCATCCGGGCCCGCGTCCCGGAGTCCCCGGTATTCGAGGACGTCAAGGAGCAGGGCCGCATCGTTCGTGCTCCGATCGTCGAGGTCTTCAAGACCGACTGGCGCAACATCCTGCGCGGCATCGGTCTGCGCGTTGCCGAGACCGCCGGCTACGCCGTGTCGATCACCTACATGATCTCCTACCTCAAGAACGCCCAACTGGCCACCAAGACCGAAACCCTTGTGGCGCTGTGCATCGCGTCGGCCATCGGCATCTTCGCCACCATGGGGTGGGCTCGGCTCACCGACACCATCGGCAGGCGCCCGGTGTATCTGTGGGTGTGCGCCTTCGGGATCCCGTTCGGTGTGTTGATGTTCCTTCTGGTCAACACCGGTGTCCTGATCCTCATCATCGCCACCTTCGTGGTCGCCTACGGCGTGTGTCAGAACGCGCTGGCCGGCGCGCAGGGCGCCTGGTTCCCCGAGCTGTTCGCCGCCCACACCCGCACTTCGGGCGCCTCGCTGGCCTACCAGATCTCGGCGATGGTGTCGGGCTTCACCCCGTTCATCACGACGCTGCTCTACGAGGCCTTCGGGTGGTTCGGCCCGGCGCTGCTGTTCAGCCTCTACGCCGCCATCGGTCTGGTCGCCGCCCTGCTGACCCGCGAAACATGGGGCGCGCAGGAGCGTGAACTGGCCGACCTGGCCGCCGCGAGCACCCTGGACACCCGTGCAGTCGCCGCATGA
- a CDS encoding transketolase, with protein sequence MNRAQKVAQAAYRMRHHVLNMGEAQGQGYVGQALGAADMLACVYADQLRFRADDPHWLGRDRFLLSTGHYAIGLYAALADAGIIGVDELDTYGCDESRLPMSGMASYTPGMEISGGSLGHGLTVAVGMALGLRHLGSQARVFNFLSDGELDEGSTWEAAMGASHHQLGNLTAMVDINALQADGPTVGVLRTEPVVDKWQACGWFTQRVDGNDVDALLGAFDAAAEHARSVGAPSIILCDTRIGCGVPMLETREKAHFMRIDADEWQLCRDQLTLGYEEGVPA encoded by the coding sequence ATGAACCGGGCCCAGAAGGTGGCGCAGGCCGCCTACCGGATGCGTCATCACGTGCTCAACATGGGCGAGGCCCAGGGACAGGGCTACGTGGGGCAGGCCCTTGGTGCCGCCGACATGCTGGCCTGTGTCTACGCCGATCAGCTGCGGTTCCGGGCTGACGACCCGCACTGGCTGGGCCGGGACCGGTTCCTGCTGTCCACGGGTCACTACGCCATCGGCCTCTACGCCGCGCTGGCCGACGCCGGCATCATCGGCGTCGATGAACTCGACACCTACGGGTGCGACGAATCACGGTTGCCGATGTCCGGAATGGCCAGTTACACACCGGGAATGGAGATCTCGGGCGGCTCGTTGGGTCACGGACTGACGGTGGCCGTGGGCATGGCGCTCGGCCTACGCCACCTGGGCTCGCAGGCGCGGGTGTTCAATTTCCTCTCCGACGGCGAACTCGACGAAGGATCCACCTGGGAGGCGGCCATGGGCGCCAGCCATCACCAGTTGGGCAACCTCACCGCCATGGTGGACATCAACGCCCTGCAGGCCGACGGCCCGACCGTTGGGGTGCTGCGCACCGAGCCGGTGGTCGACAAGTGGCAGGCCTGTGGCTGGTTCACCCAGCGTGTCGACGGTAATGATGTCGACGCCCTGCTGGGTGCCTTCGACGCGGCTGCCGAACACGCCCGCAGTGTCGGGGCTCCGTCAATCATCCTGTGCGACACCAGGATCGGTTGCGGTGTTCCGATGCTCGAGACCCGCGAGAAAGCGCACTTCATGCGTATCGACGCCGACGAGTGGCAGCTGTGCCGCGACCAATTGACCCTCGGATACGAGGAAGGAGTCCCCGCGTGA
- a CDS encoding transketolase family protein: MIASFADPGQRTTAAPFGHALAAAAEQDGRIVGLTADLGKYTDMHIFAQAFPERFFQMGMAEQLLFGAAAGMAEVGLVPFASTYSVFAARRAYDFICLDIAEPGLNVNIVGGLPGLTTGYGPSHQATEDVAIFRGMPNLTIVDPCDSVDIDQAVPQLAAHSGPTYLRLLRGQVPTVLDEYDYRFELGRAALLRSGADVLLISSGLMTMRALQAAEQLAAHRVDVAVLHTPTLKPFDTATALAELAADRLVLTLENHTVVGGLFETVAGTVVRAGLARTIHPVGLPDEFLAAGALPTLHERYGLSTSRIIGTVLERL; the protein is encoded by the coding sequence ATGATCGCCTCGTTCGCCGACCCCGGCCAGCGCACCACAGCGGCCCCGTTCGGCCACGCCCTGGCGGCGGCGGCCGAACAGGACGGCCGCATCGTCGGCCTGACCGCAGACCTTGGCAAGTACACCGACATGCATATCTTCGCCCAGGCGTTCCCGGAGCGCTTCTTCCAGATGGGGATGGCCGAGCAGCTGCTGTTCGGCGCCGCCGCCGGGATGGCCGAAGTCGGGCTGGTGCCGTTCGCGTCCACCTATTCGGTGTTCGCGGCCCGCCGGGCCTACGACTTCATCTGTCTGGACATCGCCGAGCCGGGGCTGAACGTCAACATCGTCGGCGGTCTGCCCGGGTTGACCACCGGATACGGTCCGTCGCACCAGGCGACCGAGGACGTCGCCATTTTCCGGGGCATGCCGAACCTGACCATCGTCGACCCGTGCGACTCGGTGGACATCGACCAGGCCGTCCCGCAGCTGGCGGCGCATTCCGGCCCGACGTATCTGCGGCTGCTGCGGGGCCAGGTGCCTACGGTCCTCGACGAGTACGACTACCGCTTCGAGCTGGGCAGGGCGGCGCTTTTGCGCAGCGGGGCCGACGTCCTGCTGATCTCCAGCGGACTGATGACCATGCGGGCGCTGCAGGCGGCCGAGCAACTGGCCGCCCACCGGGTGGACGTCGCGGTGCTGCACACCCCGACGCTCAAGCCGTTCGACACCGCTACCGCGCTGGCCGAACTCGCCGCTGACCGGCTGGTCCTGACCCTGGAGAACCACACCGTGGTCGGTGGACTCTTCGAAACGGTCGCCGGCACCGTGGTGCGCGCCGGGCTCGCTCGCACGATCCACCCCGTCGGCCTGCCCGACGAGTTCCTGGCCGCCGGCGCGCTGCCTACGCTGCACGAACGCTACGGCTTGTCGACCTCGCGGATCATCGGCACGGTCCTCGAACGGCTGTAA
- a CDS encoding GntR family transcriptional regulator, producing MSVESTSLLRLEKTSLREQALTALRRAITTGQLRPGTHLVETELSEALQISRGTLREAMRQLQQEGLISAGLRGRLSVRHLDAKEIRDIFTVRAALESLAARELANRADRSDAVEALRQAVAEMDRWAAANLEDRIEADLKFHRTMCQLSGNETLLHSWSSLEGSIRMSIMFAGVDRAIKNMDSKRHLVIVDAIESGEADQAAAAVADHMSGAASVLVSGAA from the coding sequence ATGTCGGTGGAATCGACCTCGTTGCTGCGTCTGGAGAAGACCAGCCTGCGTGAGCAGGCGCTGACGGCCCTGCGCCGGGCGATCACCACCGGCCAGTTGCGCCCCGGCACTCACCTGGTCGAGACCGAGCTCTCCGAGGCGCTGCAGATCAGCCGTGGGACGTTGCGTGAGGCCATGCGGCAATTGCAGCAGGAGGGACTGATCTCGGCCGGGCTGCGCGGTCGGCTCTCGGTACGGCATCTCGATGCCAAGGAGATCAGGGACATTTTCACCGTTCGCGCCGCGCTGGAATCTCTGGCCGCCCGGGAGTTGGCCAACCGCGCGGACCGCTCGGACGCGGTCGAGGCGCTGCGCCAGGCGGTTGCCGAGATGGACCGTTGGGCCGCAGCCAATCTCGAGGACCGGATCGAAGCCGACCTGAAGTTCCACCGGACCATGTGCCAGCTGTCGGGCAACGAGACGCTGCTGCATTCGTGGTCGTCACTGGAGGGCAGTATCCGGATGTCCATCATGTTCGCCGGGGTGGACCGGGCGATCAAGAACATGGATTCCAAACGGCACCTGGTGATCGTCGACGCCATCGAGTCCGGCGAAGCCGACCAGGCTGCCGCCGCGGTCGCCGATCACATGTCCGGTGCGGCGTCCGTTCTGGTGAGCGGCGCGGCCTAG
- a CDS encoding APC family permease: protein MPPVSTLQRRLGTGDAVVIGLGSMIGAGIFVALTPAAVAAGSWLLVGLALAGVVAYCNATSSARLAARYPQSGGTYVYGRERLGPFWGYLAGWSFVVGKTASCAAMALTVGLYVWPAYAHAIAVAAVAALTAVNYRGVQKSALLTRIIVALVLAVLAGVVAAVAFSGAADAGRLALGDSRPLGVLQAAGLLFFAFAGYARIATLGEEVRDPARTIPRAIPIALALTLVIYAVVAVTVLSVLGPDGLASAAAPLADAVRAAGAPGFEPVVRAGAAIAALGSLLSLILGVSRTTLAMARDRHLPAALAAVHPRFGVPHRAEVAVGVLVAALAAVADVRGVIGFSSFAVLVYYAIANASAWTLEGPDQSPGRFAPAGRVIPAAGLLGCVVLAFALPLQSVLVGAVVLALGAGIYGVRRTMTAG from the coding sequence ATGCCGCCCGTGAGCACTCTGCAACGTCGGCTCGGCACGGGCGACGCCGTGGTCATCGGGTTGGGCTCGATGATCGGCGCCGGCATTTTCGTGGCATTGACGCCTGCGGCGGTGGCGGCGGGGTCCTGGCTGCTGGTCGGTCTGGCGCTGGCCGGTGTGGTGGCCTATTGCAACGCCACGTCATCGGCGCGGCTGGCCGCACGCTATCCGCAGTCCGGTGGTACCTACGTCTACGGTCGCGAACGCCTCGGACCGTTCTGGGGCTACCTGGCAGGGTGGAGTTTCGTGGTCGGCAAGACCGCGTCGTGTGCGGCGATGGCGTTGACTGTCGGGCTCTATGTCTGGCCCGCCTACGCCCACGCCATCGCGGTGGCCGCCGTGGCCGCGCTGACGGCGGTGAACTACCGCGGGGTGCAGAAGTCGGCCCTGCTCACCCGGATCATCGTCGCGCTGGTTCTGGCCGTACTCGCCGGAGTTGTTGCCGCCGTTGCCTTCTCGGGCGCAGCAGATGCGGGCAGGCTCGCACTGGGTGACAGCCGGCCGCTGGGTGTGCTGCAGGCCGCCGGTCTGTTGTTCTTCGCCTTCGCCGGATACGCCCGCATCGCAACCCTCGGCGAGGAGGTGCGCGACCCGGCCAGGACCATCCCGCGGGCCATCCCGATCGCCCTGGCGCTGACGCTGGTGATCTATGCCGTGGTCGCGGTGACCGTGCTGAGCGTCCTGGGCCCGGACGGGTTGGCCAGTGCTGCAGCGCCATTGGCCGACGCCGTGCGCGCTGCTGGTGCACCGGGGTTCGAGCCGGTGGTGCGCGCCGGTGCGGCGATCGCGGCCCTGGGGTCGTTGCTGTCGCTGATCCTGGGGGTGTCGCGGACCACCCTGGCGATGGCACGCGATCGGCACCTGCCGGCTGCCCTGGCCGCTGTGCACCCCCGGTTCGGGGTGCCGCATCGGGCGGAGGTGGCCGTCGGCGTACTGGTGGCCGCATTGGCGGCGGTGGCCGATGTCCGCGGCGTGATCGGATTTTCGTCGTTCGCGGTGCTGGTGTACTACGCGATCGCGAATGCCTCGGCGTGGACGCTCGAGGGCCCTGATCAATCCCCGGGTCGCTTCGCTCCAGCCGGCCGGGTCATCCCGGCCGCCGGCCTGCTCGGCTGTGTGGTGCTGGCGTTCGCCCTGCCGCTGCAGTCGGTTCTCGTCGGAGCGGTCGTACTGGCCCTCGGCGCCGGGATCTACGGCGTGCGCCGAACCATGACCGCAGGCTAG
- a CDS encoding flavin-containing monooxygenase codes for MTEQQFDAIIVGAGFGGIGAAIQLKKLGFTDFVILDREDDLGGTWYVNHYPGLTVDVPTTTYSYFFEPNPNWNRLFSTGAEIKQYADDVSAKYDIRRHMRFNATVASARWDSDADLWRVTLADGDTLSARYLITATGFLSQPKTPEIPGIHSFEGTVLHTADWDNAYTPAGRRIGIIGTGATAVQIIPELAKDAADLTVYQRTAIYVVPKVDIKFSARAKRLFARVPLTQRAIRAVTDALYEWMVYVGVLHQKHFGRITIAAADLAKMWRFATIRDPELRRKLTPDYDFGCKRPTFSNKYYRTFTKPNVHLQTSGIDHVEADGIVANDGTKAVIDTLVLATGFDIWEANFPAFEVIGRDGRNLGKWWRETRFQAYQGVAVPYFPNFLSLASPYAFLGLNFFNSMEYQMRHMDRLLGEVKRRGATTFEITEDANNRYLDRMTELLGDTLFSNGNCTSARSYYFNPNGEAALLRPMSTRAAVREASTYPISDYQIS; via the coding sequence ATGACCGAGCAGCAGTTCGACGCGATCATCGTCGGCGCCGGTTTCGGGGGAATCGGCGCGGCGATCCAGCTCAAGAAGCTGGGTTTCACCGACTTCGTCATCCTCGACCGGGAGGACGACCTGGGCGGTACCTGGTACGTCAACCACTACCCCGGCCTCACCGTCGACGTCCCCACCACCACGTACTCCTACTTCTTCGAGCCGAACCCGAACTGGAACCGGCTGTTCTCCACCGGGGCCGAGATCAAGCAGTACGCCGACGACGTGTCAGCCAAGTACGACATCCGCCGGCACATGCGGTTCAACGCGACGGTGGCGAGTGCGCGCTGGGATTCCGACGCCGACCTGTGGCGGGTCACGCTGGCCGACGGCGACACCCTGTCCGCCCGCTACCTGATCACCGCCACCGGGTTCCTGTCCCAGCCGAAGACGCCGGAGATCCCCGGCATCCACAGCTTCGAGGGCACGGTCCTGCACACCGCCGACTGGGACAACGCCTACACCCCGGCAGGCCGGCGGATCGGCATCATCGGTACCGGCGCCACCGCGGTACAGATCATTCCCGAGCTCGCCAAGGACGCCGCCGACCTCACGGTCTACCAGCGCACCGCGATCTATGTGGTACCCAAGGTGGACATCAAGTTCTCGGCGCGGGCCAAGCGGCTGTTCGCCCGGGTGCCGTTGACCCAGCGCGCCATCCGCGCGGTCACCGACGCGCTCTACGAGTGGATGGTCTACGTGGGTGTGCTGCACCAGAAGCACTTCGGGCGGATCACCATCGCCGCCGCCGACCTGGCCAAGATGTGGCGCTTCGCCACCATCCGGGATCCCGAACTGCGGCGCAAGCTGACCCCGGACTACGACTTCGGCTGCAAGCGGCCGACCTTCTCCAACAAGTACTACCGCACCTTCACCAAACCGAACGTGCATCTGCAGACCAGCGGGATCGATCATGTCGAAGCCGACGGCATCGTCGCCAACGACGGCACCAAGGCCGTGATCGACACCCTGGTCCTGGCAACCGGTTTCGATATCTGGGAGGCCAACTTCCCGGCGTTCGAGGTGATCGGCCGCGACGGCCGCAACCTCGGAAAGTGGTGGCGGGAGACCAGGTTCCAGGCCTACCAGGGGGTGGCGGTTCCGTACTTCCCGAACTTCCTGAGCCTGGCCAGCCCGTATGCCTTCCTGGGGTTGAACTTCTTCAACTCGATGGAGTACCAGATGCGCCACATGGATCGGCTATTGGGAGAGGTGAAGCGCCGCGGCGCAACCACATTCGAGATCACCGAGGATGCCAACAACCGCTATCTGGACCGGATGACCGAACTGCTCGGGGACACGTTGTTCAGCAACGGCAACTGCACCTCGGCGCGGTCGTACTATTTCAATCCCAATGGTGAGGCGGCATTGTTGCGGCCGATGTCCACGCGCGCGGCTGTGCGCGAGGCATCGACCTATCCGATCAGCGATTACCAGATCAGTTAG
- a CDS encoding alpha/beta hydrolase family protein, with product MSPSLDDIGGIAHEPAGTPAGVVVLTHGAGGSRESPMLIRICEQWASQGWLAVRYNLPYRRRRPKGPPSGSAAGDREGIVEALAAARALADGPLIAGGHSYGGRQTSMVAADNPGLVALLTPFSYPLHPPGKPDRLRTEHFGAITAPTVFTQGSADPFGTIGELRTAARLIPAPVQIVEITGARHDLGSKTLDVPALAVAAALSALP from the coding sequence ATGAGCCCGAGCCTCGACGACATCGGCGGTATCGCCCACGAGCCGGCCGGCACCCCGGCCGGGGTTGTGGTGCTCACCCACGGCGCCGGCGGCAGCCGCGAGTCACCGATGCTGATCCGGATCTGCGAGCAGTGGGCATCACAGGGCTGGCTGGCCGTGCGCTACAACCTGCCGTATCGGCGACGACGGCCGAAGGGCCCGCCGTCGGGTTCGGCGGCCGGCGACCGGGAGGGCATCGTCGAGGCACTCGCGGCAGCCCGGGCTCTGGCCGACGGACCGCTGATCGCCGGCGGCCACTCCTACGGCGGTAGGCAGACCTCGATGGTCGCCGCGGACAACCCCGGTCTGGTGGCGTTGCTCACACCGTTCTCCTATCCCCTGCATCCGCCCGGCAAGCCCGACCGGCTGCGCACCGAGCACTTCGGGGCGATCACCGCACCGACGGTGTTCACCCAGGGCAGTGCCGACCCGTTCGGCACCATCGGGGAACTGCGGACCGCAGCGCGCCTGATCCCGGCGCCGGTGCAGATCGTCGAGATCACCGGAGCCCGTCATGACCTGGGCTCCAAGACACTCGACGTGCCGGCCCTCGCAGTGGCCGCTGCGCTGTCCGCACTGCCGTAA
- the thiD gene encoding bifunctional hydroxymethylpyrimidine kinase/phosphomethylpyrimidine kinase: protein MNLLPLTPPTQTPPRVLTIAGSDSGGGAGIQADMRTFALLGVHSLVAVTAVTIQNSLGVKGFHEIPTDVIAGQIEAVATDIGIQAAKTGMLASSAIIESVAGTWRDLGLAGNTPFVVDPVCASMHGDPLLHPSALQTLRTELFPLASLVTPNLDEVRLIVGIDVVDSASQREAAKALHALGPQWALVKGGHLRGCGQSPDLLYDGTDFYEFDAPRIDTGHDHGAGDTLGAATACALAHGYSMPDAVAFGKTWVTECLRAAYPLGAGHGPVSALWRLQA from the coding sequence GTGAACCTGCTGCCGTTGACGCCGCCGACCCAGACCCCACCGCGGGTTCTGACGATCGCCGGCTCCGATTCCGGCGGCGGCGCCGGCATTCAGGCCGACATGCGTACCTTCGCACTGCTCGGCGTGCACTCGCTGGTGGCGGTCACCGCCGTCACCATCCAGAACTCGTTGGGAGTCAAGGGTTTCCATGAGATTCCGACGGACGTGATCGCCGGACAGATCGAGGCGGTGGCCACCGACATCGGTATTCAGGCCGCCAAAACGGGCATGCTGGCGTCCTCGGCCATCATCGAGAGCGTCGCCGGCACCTGGCGTGACCTCGGCCTGGCAGGCAACACCCCGTTCGTCGTCGACCCGGTGTGCGCCTCCATGCACGGTGATCCGCTGCTGCACCCGTCGGCGCTACAGACACTGCGCACCGAGCTGTTCCCGCTGGCCAGCCTGGTCACCCCCAATCTCGACGAGGTGCGGCTGATCGTGGGGATCGACGTCGTCGACTCCGCATCGCAGCGCGAGGCCGCCAAGGCACTGCACGCCCTCGGCCCGCAGTGGGCCCTGGTCAAGGGCGGCCACCTGCGCGGCTGCGGGCAAAGCCCCGACCTGCTCTATGACGGCACCGACTTCTACGAGTTCGACGCGCCGCGGATCGATACCGGCCACGACCACGGCGCCGGGGACACTCTGGGAGCCGCCACGGCTTGCGCACTGGCACATGGCTATTCGATGCCCGATGCGGTCGCCTTCGGCAAGACCTGGGTCACCGAGTGCCTACGGGCGGCCTACCCGCTGGGTGCGGGCCACGGGCCGGTTTCCGCGCTGTGGCGGCTGCAGGCATGA
- the thiC gene encoding phosphomethylpyrimidine synthase ThiC, protein MTDVFVDPTVTTGPIAGSVKGYTDLEDFPGLRVPFRRVTTADGEHIDLYDTSGPYTDPKARIDLRAGLPPRPGVVCEGTQLQRARAGEITAEMAFIAAREGVPAELVRTEVAAGRAVIPANHRHPECEPMIIGKAFGVKVNANIGNSAVTSSIGEEVDKMVWAIRWGADTIMDLSTGADIHTTREWILRNSPVPVGTVPIYQALEKVNGDPTRLTWEMYRDTVIEQCEQGVDYMTVHAGVLLRHIPLTVKRVTGIVSRGGSIMAAWMLAHHQESFLYTNFGELCEILARYDVTFSLGDGLRPGSIADANDAAQFAELATLGELTTIAKNAGVQVMIEGPGHVPMHKIVENVRLEEELCEEAPFYTLGPLATDIAPGYDHITSAIGAAIIAQAGTAMLCYVTPKEHLGLPNRKDVKDGVIAYKIAAHAADLAKGHPRAQQRDDALSKARFEFRWKDQFALSLDPDTAQEFHDETLPAEPAKTAHFCSMCGPKFCSMRITQDIRDAMATKSEEFAAHGNRVYIPLEHS, encoded by the coding sequence ATGACTGATGTTTTTGTCGACCCCACCGTCACCACCGGCCCGATCGCGGGAAGTGTGAAGGGGTACACCGACCTCGAAGACTTTCCTGGCCTGCGGGTGCCGTTTCGCCGGGTGACCACCGCCGATGGCGAGCACATCGACCTGTACGACACCTCCGGGCCCTACACCGACCCGAAGGCGAGGATCGACCTGCGCGCCGGGCTGCCGCCGCGCCCGGGTGTGGTCTGCGAAGGCACCCAGTTGCAGCGCGCCCGGGCCGGTGAGATCACCGCCGAGATGGCGTTCATCGCCGCCCGCGAGGGCGTGCCCGCCGAGCTGGTCCGCACGGAGGTCGCAGCCGGCCGCGCGGTGATCCCCGCCAACCACCGCCACCCCGAATGCGAGCCGATGATCATCGGCAAGGCGTTCGGCGTGAAGGTCAACGCCAACATCGGCAACTCGGCCGTCACCTCCTCGATCGGCGAGGAAGTCGACAAGATGGTGTGGGCCATCCGCTGGGGTGCGGACACGATCATGGACCTGTCCACCGGTGCCGACATCCACACCACCCGGGAGTGGATCCTGCGCAACTCCCCCGTCCCGGTCGGAACGGTCCCGATCTATCAGGCGCTGGAGAAGGTCAACGGTGATCCCACCCGGCTGACCTGGGAGATGTACCGCGACACCGTGATCGAGCAGTGCGAGCAGGGCGTGGACTACATGACCGTGCACGCCGGGGTGCTGTTGCGCCACATCCCGCTGACGGTCAAGCGGGTGACCGGGATCGTCAGCCGCGGCGGTTCCATCATGGCGGCGTGGATGCTCGCACATCATCAGGAGTCGTTCCTGTACACCAACTTCGGCGAACTGTGCGAGATCCTGGCCCGCTACGACGTAACGTTCTCCCTGGGTGACGGGCTGCGGCCGGGCTCGATCGCCGACGCCAACGACGCGGCTCAGTTCGCCGAGCTCGCCACCCTCGGCGAACTGACCACGATCGCGAAAAATGCTGGCGTGCAGGTGATGATCGAGGGGCCCGGCCACGTGCCCATGCACAAGATCGTCGAGAACGTCCGGCTCGAGGAGGAACTCTGCGAGGAGGCGCCGTTCTATACCCTCGGGCCGCTGGCCACCGATATCGCGCCGGGCTATGACCACATCACCTCGGCGATCGGCGCGGCGATCATCGCCCAGGCCGGCACCGCGATGCTGTGCTACGTCACCCCCAAGGAACACCTGGGTCTGCCGAACCGCAAGGACGTCAAGGACGGGGTGATCGCCTACAAGATCGCCGCCCACGCAGCCGATCTGGCCAAGGGGCACCCGCGGGCACAGCAGCGCGACGACGCCTTGTCCAAGGCGCGCTTCGAGTTCCGATGGAAGGACCAGTTCGCGCTGTCGCTGGATCCCGACACCGCGCAGGAGTTCCACGACGAAACACTGCCCGCCGAGCCGGCCAAGACCGCCCACTTCTGCTCGATGTGCGGGCCGAAATTCTGCTCGATGCGCATCACGCAGGACATCCGCGACGCGATGGCGACCAAATCCGAGGAGTTCGCCGCACACGGCAACCGGGTCTACATCCCTCTGGAACACTCGTGA